The region CTATGGAGGTGACAAAATGAAACGTAGAAACGCGTGCAGAATGGGCAACTTTTTTATGGGGCTGGGGCTGGTCGTGATGATCGGCGGTGTCGGATACAACATTCTTGCTGAAGTATCGCAGCTCGATTTACCGCAACTTTTCGCCCATGGCGCCGTCATGAGTATTTTCGTCGGTGCGTTGCTGTGGCTGGTC is a window of Serratia plymuthica DNA encoding:
- the ychH gene encoding stress-induced protein YchH is translated as MKRRNACRMGNFFMGLGLVVMIGGVGYNILAEVSQLDLPQLFAHGAVMSIFVGALLWLVGARIGGREQVADRYWWVKHFDKRCRNDQHRSQH